In a single window of the Amycolatopsis sp. cg5 genome:
- a CDS encoding aminotransferase class V-fold PLP-dependent enzyme produces MGELSRRGLLRGGGAAGVLALTGTAAASAEPAATGPYTYQALGVRPVINAKGTYSVLGGSLMSPEVCQAMNNATQAFVDLDELSDAIGTRLAKLLGAPHVMVTSSCSAALTHATSVCLAGGNVDLHAQLPDLTGLPSTEVIIPQHSRNPYETSVTSFGLKVVEVATVAELTQRLGSKTALIYFLAGPSADESELNLKAVTAAAKRHDVPVLVDAAAEILTVPNKHLSAGATLVAYSGGKVLRGPQSSGMLLGPKDLLTAALRVHAAPRHGVGRGYKVGKEEMLGLLAAVETWMKRDHAADQRQWTAWLQYIADRLRGISGVQTVLQRPSALSDHTPILRVLWDKKKFETDGEAVTKALFAGAPRIAVEPDEWSSSPQTGVMVAAYMLQSGQEKVVADRLAAILLDPPRKPTEPATVDITGTWNVQIDFAASRSTAQVLELTQRGRNIEGVHRGEFAVREIHGRVDKDKVFMDSWFEGNGDELYYAFSGTAAGKTMSGTLDMGEYGTAAWKATRR; encoded by the coding sequence ATGGGTGAGTTGAGTCGTCGCGGGCTGCTGCGTGGTGGCGGCGCCGCCGGCGTGCTGGCCTTGACGGGAACCGCCGCCGCGAGCGCGGAGCCCGCCGCCACCGGGCCGTACACGTACCAGGCGCTGGGGGTGCGGCCGGTCATCAACGCCAAGGGCACTTACTCGGTACTCGGCGGTTCCCTGATGTCGCCCGAGGTGTGCCAGGCGATGAACAACGCCACTCAGGCCTTCGTCGACCTCGACGAACTCTCCGACGCGATCGGGACGCGGCTCGCGAAACTGCTCGGCGCGCCGCACGTCATGGTCACCTCGAGCTGCTCGGCCGCGCTCACCCACGCCACTTCGGTGTGCCTGGCAGGCGGCAACGTCGACCTGCACGCCCAGCTGCCCGACCTGACCGGGTTGCCCAGCACCGAGGTCATCATCCCCCAGCACTCCCGGAATCCGTACGAAACCTCGGTGACCTCGTTCGGGCTCAAGGTGGTCGAAGTAGCCACCGTGGCCGAGCTGACGCAGCGGCTGGGATCGAAGACGGCGCTGATCTACTTCCTGGCCGGTCCGTCGGCCGACGAAAGCGAGCTGAATCTCAAGGCGGTCACCGCGGCGGCCAAACGTCATGACGTGCCCGTGCTGGTGGACGCGGCGGCCGAAATCCTCACCGTGCCCAACAAGCACCTGAGTGCGGGCGCGACGCTGGTCGCGTACAGCGGCGGCAAAGTCCTGCGCGGCCCGCAAAGCTCCGGCATGTTGCTCGGGCCGAAAGACCTGCTCACGGCCGCGCTCCGGGTGCACGCCGCACCCCGGCACGGCGTCGGGCGTGGCTACAAGGTGGGCAAGGAGGAAATGCTCGGGCTGCTCGCGGCCGTCGAGACGTGGATGAAGCGCGATCACGCGGCCGATCAGCGGCAATGGACGGCGTGGCTCCAGTACATCGCCGACCGGCTGCGCGGGATCTCCGGTGTGCAGACCGTCCTCCAGCGGCCGTCCGCCCTGTCCGACCACACGCCGATCCTGCGTGTCCTGTGGGACAAGAAGAAGTTCGAGACGGACGGCGAAGCGGTGACGAAGGCGCTGTTCGCCGGCGCGCCGCGGATCGCGGTCGAGCCGGACGAGTGGAGCAGCTCACCGCAGACCGGCGTGATGGTGGCCGCGTACATGTTGCAGTCAGGGCAGGAGAAAGTGGTCGCGGACAGGCTCGCCGCCATACTGCTCGATCCGCCGCGCAAGCCCACCGAGCCCGCGACGGTCGACATCACCGGCACCTGGAACGTCCAGATCGACTTCGCCGCGAGCCGGTCGACCGCGCAGGTGCTCGAACTGACCCAGCGCGGGCGGAACATCGAGGGCGTCCACCGCGGCGAGTTCGCGGTACGCGAGATCCACGGCAGGGTGGACAAGGACAAGGTCTTCATGGACAGCTGGTTCGAGGGCAACGGCGACGAGCTCTACTACGCCTTCAGCGGAACCGCGGCGGGCAAGACGATGAGCGGAACGCTGGACATGGGCGAGTACGGCACGGCCGCCTGGAAGGCCACGCGCCGCTGA
- a CDS encoding peptidase inhibitor family I36 protein gives MLRRISLVAAAVAIAGATLTPAATASVEASCEAGRFCWFQFDNFGGAVTSYRSTNPGQCYGIGGAGYTRSYINNTGVQGYFYASKDCSGSPGGVMLPNKQATDTGVYAYTFRDACVTCKS, from the coding sequence ATGTTGCGTCGTATTTCCCTGGTGGCCGCCGCCGTGGCGATCGCCGGTGCCACGCTGACGCCCGCCGCCACCGCGAGCGTCGAAGCTTCCTGCGAGGCCGGACGATTCTGCTGGTTCCAGTTCGACAACTTCGGCGGGGCCGTCACCTCCTACCGGTCGACGAACCCCGGGCAGTGCTATGGCATCGGGGGCGCCGGATACACGAGGTCGTACATCAACAACACGGGTGTCCAAGGATATTTCTACGCTTCGAAGGACTGCTCGGGTTCCCCCGGCGGCGTCATGCTGCCGAACAAGCAGGCCACGGACACCGGCGTCTACGCCTACACCTTCCGCGACGCCTGCGTGACCTGCAAGTCCTGA